The proteins below come from a single Solea senegalensis isolate Sse05_10M linkage group LG2, IFAPA_SoseM_1, whole genome shotgun sequence genomic window:
- the si:dkey-4e7.3 gene encoding inosine-uridine preferring nucleoside hydrolase isoform X1 → MAVDLLRIIIATSYGFRGSVRRLLVADYTSPVTGRPPSAHKHFSGCVSLSGSVFCSYCIEGSVCYSGSAMSKKLLVDVDCGVDDAQAIMLALAAPNVKLLGITCVHGNTNVENVCKNTLRVLKACHKLEIPVFKGAAKPILGNIRNAGHFHGQDGLGDAPDPNAPGLDLIQAEGAVSAMIRIVNENPGEVSLVAMAPLTNLALAVRMDPSLPSKLRGLFIMGGNTESRGNTTVCSEFNFAADPEAAYIVLNEYQCPTYLACWEFTCYSKLSWEFCEAWLAQDTEKARFMAQIFCYSMDMSKSDLFEKEFVAGSGFISCDSYAMAAAVDESIITESDQYPVSVELTGTHTRGMMVVDTVGFLKKTFKAVIIKKMDLEKFKQMMMAALK, encoded by the exons GTTGCTGGTGGCTGACTATACCTCACCTGTGACCGGTCGACCACCATCTGCCCACAAACACTTCAGTGGGTGTGTGTCACTCTCTGGTTCTG TGTTTTGCTCTTACTGTATTGAAGGAAGTGTGTGCTACTCAGGATCTGCGATGAGTAAAAAGCTGCTGGTGGATGTGGACTGTGGGGTGGACGATGCTCAGGCCATCATGCTGGCACTGGCCGCCCCGAACGTGAAGCTCCTGGGCATCACCTGTGTGCACGGAAACACCAATGTGGAGAACGTGTGTAAGAACACGCTGCGCGTTCTCAAAGCGTGTCACAAACTCGAG ATTCCGGTGTTCAAAGGCGCAGCCAAGCCGATCCTAGGGAATATCCGCAATGCAGGACATTTCCACGGACAGGACGGACTGGGAGACGCCCCTGACCCCAACGCTCCAGGTCTGGACCTGATTCAGGCAGAGGGCGCGGTGTCAGCTATGATCAGGATCGTCAACGAAAACCCAGGAGAG gtgTCTCTGGTTGCCATGGCGCCCCTCACCAATCTGGCTCTGGCTGTGAGGATGGATCCGTCTCTACCGAGTAAACTCCGAGGACTGTTCATCATGGGAGGAAACACGGAAT CTCGAGGAAACACCACAGTGTGCAGCGAGTTCAATTTCGCCGCTGATCCAGAAGCTGCTTACATCGTGCTGAATGAGTATCAGTGTCCCACCTACTTGGCATGCTGGGAGTTCACCTGCTACAGCAAGCTGTCCTGG GAGTTCTGTGAAGCCTGGCTGGCACAGGACACGGAAAAGGCTCGCTTCATGGCGCAGATATTCTGCTACAGCATGGATATGTCAAAAAGCGACCTCTTCGAGAAGGAGTTTGTCGCCGGCTCCGGGTTCATTTCCTGCGACTCGTACGCCATGGCGGCCGCCGTGGACGAGTCCATCATAACGGAGAGCGACCAGTATCCGGTCAGCGTAGAGCTGACGGGCACGCACACCAGAGGCATGATGGTCGTGGATACGGTGGGCTTCCTGAAGAAGACTTTCAAGGCGGTTATTATTAAGAAGATGGATCTGGAGAAGTTCAAGCAGATGATGATGGCTGCTTTGAAGTAA
- the si:dkey-4e7.3 gene encoding inosine-uridine preferring nucleoside hydrolase isoform X2, with amino-acid sequence MAVDLLRIIIATSYGFRGSVRRLLVADYTSPVTGRPPSAHKHFSGCVSLSGSGSVCYSGSAMSKKLLVDVDCGVDDAQAIMLALAAPNVKLLGITCVHGNTNVENVCKNTLRVLKACHKLEIPVFKGAAKPILGNIRNAGHFHGQDGLGDAPDPNAPGLDLIQAEGAVSAMIRIVNENPGEVSLVAMAPLTNLALAVRMDPSLPSKLRGLFIMGGNTESRGNTTVCSEFNFAADPEAAYIVLNEYQCPTYLACWEFTCYSKLSWEFCEAWLAQDTEKARFMAQIFCYSMDMSKSDLFEKEFVAGSGFISCDSYAMAAAVDESIITESDQYPVSVELTGTHTRGMMVVDTVGFLKKTFKAVIIKKMDLEKFKQMMMAALK; translated from the exons GTTGCTGGTGGCTGACTATACCTCACCTGTGACCGGTCGACCACCATCTGCCCACAAACACTTCAGTGGGTGTGTGTCACTCTCTGGTTCTG GAAGTGTGTGCTACTCAGGATCTGCGATGAGTAAAAAGCTGCTGGTGGATGTGGACTGTGGGGTGGACGATGCTCAGGCCATCATGCTGGCACTGGCCGCCCCGAACGTGAAGCTCCTGGGCATCACCTGTGTGCACGGAAACACCAATGTGGAGAACGTGTGTAAGAACACGCTGCGCGTTCTCAAAGCGTGTCACAAACTCGAG ATTCCGGTGTTCAAAGGCGCAGCCAAGCCGATCCTAGGGAATATCCGCAATGCAGGACATTTCCACGGACAGGACGGACTGGGAGACGCCCCTGACCCCAACGCTCCAGGTCTGGACCTGATTCAGGCAGAGGGCGCGGTGTCAGCTATGATCAGGATCGTCAACGAAAACCCAGGAGAG gtgTCTCTGGTTGCCATGGCGCCCCTCACCAATCTGGCTCTGGCTGTGAGGATGGATCCGTCTCTACCGAGTAAACTCCGAGGACTGTTCATCATGGGAGGAAACACGGAAT CTCGAGGAAACACCACAGTGTGCAGCGAGTTCAATTTCGCCGCTGATCCAGAAGCTGCTTACATCGTGCTGAATGAGTATCAGTGTCCCACCTACTTGGCATGCTGGGAGTTCACCTGCTACAGCAAGCTGTCCTGG GAGTTCTGTGAAGCCTGGCTGGCACAGGACACGGAAAAGGCTCGCTTCATGGCGCAGATATTCTGCTACAGCATGGATATGTCAAAAAGCGACCTCTTCGAGAAGGAGTTTGTCGCCGGCTCCGGGTTCATTTCCTGCGACTCGTACGCCATGGCGGCCGCCGTGGACGAGTCCATCATAACGGAGAGCGACCAGTATCCGGTCAGCGTAGAGCTGACGGGCACGCACACCAGAGGCATGATGGTCGTGGATACGGTGGGCTTCCTGAAGAAGACTTTCAAGGCGGTTATTATTAAGAAGATGGATCTGGAGAAGTTCAAGCAGATGATGATGGCTGCTTTGAAGTAA
- the si:dkey-4e7.3 gene encoding inosine-uridine preferring nucleoside hydrolase isoform X3 has translation MAVDLLRIIIATSYGFRGSVRRLLVADYTSPVTGRPPSAHKHFSGCVSLSGSGSAMSKKLLVDVDCGVDDAQAIMLALAAPNVKLLGITCVHGNTNVENVCKNTLRVLKACHKLEIPVFKGAAKPILGNIRNAGHFHGQDGLGDAPDPNAPGLDLIQAEGAVSAMIRIVNENPGEVSLVAMAPLTNLALAVRMDPSLPSKLRGLFIMGGNTESRGNTTVCSEFNFAADPEAAYIVLNEYQCPTYLACWEFTCYSKLSWEFCEAWLAQDTEKARFMAQIFCYSMDMSKSDLFEKEFVAGSGFISCDSYAMAAAVDESIITESDQYPVSVELTGTHTRGMMVVDTVGFLKKTFKAVIIKKMDLEKFKQMMMAALK, from the exons GTTGCTGGTGGCTGACTATACCTCACCTGTGACCGGTCGACCACCATCTGCCCACAAACACTTCAGTGGGTGTGTGTCACTCTCTGGTTCTG GATCTGCGATGAGTAAAAAGCTGCTGGTGGATGTGGACTGTGGGGTGGACGATGCTCAGGCCATCATGCTGGCACTGGCCGCCCCGAACGTGAAGCTCCTGGGCATCACCTGTGTGCACGGAAACACCAATGTGGAGAACGTGTGTAAGAACACGCTGCGCGTTCTCAAAGCGTGTCACAAACTCGAG ATTCCGGTGTTCAAAGGCGCAGCCAAGCCGATCCTAGGGAATATCCGCAATGCAGGACATTTCCACGGACAGGACGGACTGGGAGACGCCCCTGACCCCAACGCTCCAGGTCTGGACCTGATTCAGGCAGAGGGCGCGGTGTCAGCTATGATCAGGATCGTCAACGAAAACCCAGGAGAG gtgTCTCTGGTTGCCATGGCGCCCCTCACCAATCTGGCTCTGGCTGTGAGGATGGATCCGTCTCTACCGAGTAAACTCCGAGGACTGTTCATCATGGGAGGAAACACGGAAT CTCGAGGAAACACCACAGTGTGCAGCGAGTTCAATTTCGCCGCTGATCCAGAAGCTGCTTACATCGTGCTGAATGAGTATCAGTGTCCCACCTACTTGGCATGCTGGGAGTTCACCTGCTACAGCAAGCTGTCCTGG GAGTTCTGTGAAGCCTGGCTGGCACAGGACACGGAAAAGGCTCGCTTCATGGCGCAGATATTCTGCTACAGCATGGATATGTCAAAAAGCGACCTCTTCGAGAAGGAGTTTGTCGCCGGCTCCGGGTTCATTTCCTGCGACTCGTACGCCATGGCGGCCGCCGTGGACGAGTCCATCATAACGGAGAGCGACCAGTATCCGGTCAGCGTAGAGCTGACGGGCACGCACACCAGAGGCATGATGGTCGTGGATACGGTGGGCTTCCTGAAGAAGACTTTCAAGGCGGTTATTATTAAGAAGATGGATCTGGAGAAGTTCAAGCAGATGATGATGGCTGCTTTGAAGTAA
- the LOC122765411 gene encoding cytochrome c oxidase assembly factor 5 → MPKYYEEKEPDNRPCAGIREDFRECLLRHDCVVKEGKLPSECLKEGHCKALQTSFFECKRSMLDNRSRFRGRKGY, encoded by the exons ATGCCGAAATATTACGAAGAGAAAGAGCCGGACAACAGACCCTGCGCGGGCATCAGGGAAGACTTTAGAGAATGTCTCCTTCGGCACGACTGCGTCGTAAAG GAAGGGAAGCTGCCCAGTGAGTGTTTGAAGGAAGGCCACTGCAAAGCCCTGCAGACGTCATTCTTTGAGTGCAAGAGGTCGATG TTGGACAACAGGTCAAGAttcagaggaagaaaaggatATTGA
- the mgat4a gene encoding alpha-1,3-mannosyl-glycoprotein 4-beta-N-acetylglucosaminyltransferase A gives MRLRNGTVATAIIFFTSFLSLSWYTAWQNGKEKLVAYQREFHALKERLRVAEHRTLQRSSELNTILEQFKRAIAETNNSKDALTNFSDETQKLLKELANRKQLQVPNIYHHLPHLLNNEGSLHPAVQVGLGRTGVTMVMGIPTVKRKVKSYLSETLHSLIDKLSPEEKLDCVIIVFVGETDVDYVHSVVAGLEKEFSTELNAGLLEVISPPAAYYPDLTNLKETFGDSKERVRWRTKQNLDYSFLMMYAVSKGVYYVQLEDDIVAKPNYFATMKNFALQLSSEDWMILEFSQLGFIGKMFQAPDLNLIVEFIFMFYKEKPIDWLLDHILWVKVCNPEKDAKHCERQKSSLRVRFRPSLFQHVGLHSSLAGKIQKLTDKDFLKPLLHKMHVNPPAEVSTSMKVYQGHTLEKTYLGEDFFWAITPTAGDYVLFKFDRPISIERFLFRSGNQEHPGDRIENTTVEILPVTEPGPQTKDKYKRTEDRFYAVGQFKKGVAEGNVDPSFNPIMALRLSVVKDSAVWAIISEIHIKRITG, from the exons AGAAGCTGGTAGCGTACCAGCGGGAGTTCCATGCGTTGAAAGAGCGCCTTCGTGTGGCCGAGCACAGGACGCTGCAGCGCTCGTCTGAGCTCAACACGATCCTTGAGCAGTTCAAACGCGCCATCGCCGAGACTAACAACAGCAAAGATGCCCTCACCAACTTTTCCG ATGAGACACAGAAACTACTGAAAGAGCTCGCAAACAGGAAACAGCTCCAAGTGCCAAATATTTACCATCACCTGCCTCACCTACTCAATAATGAAGGCAGCCTGCACCCGGCCGTGCAGGTCGGTCTTGGCCGCACAGGAG ttacCATGGTGATGGGGATTCCCACAGTGAAGCGGAAGGTGAAGTCGTATCTGTCAGAGACGCTGCATTCGCTAATAGACAAGCTGTCACCAGAGGAGAAACTTGACTGTGTTATTATCGTCTTTGTCGGGGAG ACTGACGTGGACTATGTGCACAGCGTAGTTGCCGGACTGGAGAAAGA GTTTTCTACAGAGCTGAATGCAGGTTTGCTGGAGGTGATCTCACCACCGGCCGCTTATTATCCCGATCTAACCAACCTCAAGGAGACTTTTGGAGACTCCAAAGAGAGAGTCAG ATGGAGAACCAAGCAGAATCTGGACTACTCCTTCCTCATGATGTACGCTGTGAGCAAAGGGGTTTACTATGTCCAG CTGGAGGACGACATTGTGGCCAAACCCAACTACTTTGCCACCATGAAGAACTTTGCCCTGCAGCTCTCGTCAGAGGACTGGATGATCCTGGAGTTCTCCCAGCTGGGTTTCATCG GGAAGATGTTCCAGGCTCCCGACCTCAACCTCATTGTTGAGTTCATCTTCATGTTCTACAAGGAGAAACCCATCGACTGGCTGCTGGATCATATTCTCTGGGTCAAAGTCTGCAATCCTGAAAAAGATGCG AAACATTGCGAGCGTCAGAAGTCCAGCCTCCGCGTACGGTTCAGGCCCTCCCTATTCCAACACGTGGGGCTCCATTCTTCTCTCGCCGGAAAGATACAAAAGCTCACA gACAAAGACTTCCTGAAGCCACTGCTCCACAAGATGCACGTCAACCCACCGGCTGAGGTTTCCACTTCAATGAAG GTGTATCAGGGTCACACACTGGAAAAGACGTACCTCGGAGAAGACTTCTTCTGGGCCATTACGCCCACTGCAGGAGACTATGTCCTCTTCAAATTTGACCGACCCATCAGCATAGAGAG GTTCCTGTTTCGCAGTGGTAACCAGGAGCACCCAGGAGACAGAATTGAGAACACCACAGTTGAAATACTGCCTGTCACG gAACCCGGACCACAGACCAAAGACAAGTACAAACGAACAGAGGACCGATTTTACGCCGTCG gtCAGTTTAAGAAGGGCGTGGCAGAAGGGAATGTGGATCCTTCCTTCAATCCCATCATGGCTCTCCGGCTCTCAGTTGTCAAAGACTCGGCTGTGTGGGCCATCATCAGTGAA ATACATATAAAGAGGATAACTGGCTGA